A single window of Leclercia adecarboxylata DNA harbors:
- the xerC gene encoding tyrosine recombinase XerC, whose translation MTDALLAPAVTRFLRYLGVERQLSPITLVNYQRQLDAIMQLADEIGLRSWQQCDAATVRTFAVRSRRKGLGPASLALRLSALRSFFDWQVSQGELNANPAKGIAAPKAPRHLPKNIDVDDVNRLLDIDLNDPLAVRDRAMLEVMYGAGLRLSELVNLDIKHLDLDTGEVWVMGKGSKERRLPIGRNAVAWIEHWLDLRGLFGTEDDALFLSKLGKRISARNVQKRFAEWGIKQGLNSHVHPHKLRHSFATHMLESSGDLRGVQELLGHANLSTTQIYTHLDFQHLASVYDAAHPRAKRGK comes from the coding sequence ATGACGGATGCTCTGCTGGCGCCTGCCGTCACGCGTTTTCTGCGCTATCTGGGCGTTGAGCGCCAGCTCAGCCCAATCACCCTGGTAAACTACCAGCGTCAGCTTGATGCCATCATGCAGCTGGCCGACGAGATCGGCCTGAGGAGCTGGCAGCAATGTGATGCCGCCACGGTGCGGACCTTTGCCGTGCGCAGCCGCCGAAAAGGGCTTGGCCCTGCCAGCCTCGCGCTGCGTCTGTCGGCCCTGCGCAGCTTCTTCGACTGGCAGGTAAGCCAGGGCGAGCTCAACGCCAACCCGGCCAAAGGGATCGCCGCGCCAAAAGCGCCGCGCCACCTGCCCAAAAATATCGATGTCGATGACGTTAACCGCCTGCTGGATATCGATCTCAACGATCCGCTGGCGGTACGGGATCGGGCGATGCTGGAGGTGATGTACGGCGCGGGGTTACGTCTTTCCGAGCTGGTGAACCTCGATATCAAACACCTCGATCTGGACACCGGCGAAGTGTGGGTGATGGGCAAAGGCAGCAAAGAGCGCCGCCTGCCCATTGGCCGTAACGCCGTGGCGTGGATTGAGCACTGGCTCGATCTGCGCGGCCTATTTGGCACCGAAGACGATGCGCTGTTCCTCTCGAAGCTCGGGAAGCGCATCTCGGCGCGTAACGTGCAGAAACGCTTTGCCGAGTGGGGGATCAAGCAGGGGCTGAACAGCCATGTTCATCCGCATAAACTGCGTCACTCGTTCGCCACGCACATGCTCGAGTCCAGCGGCGATCTGCGTGGGGTGCAGGAGCTGCTGGGCCACGCCAATTTGTCCACCACCCAGATTTATACCCATCTTGATTTTCAACACCTTGCCTCGGTGTACGACGCGGCGCATCCACGCGCCAAACGGGGGAAATAA
- a CDS encoding DUF484 domain-containing protein, which produces MKQPGEELQETLTEMDDRAVVDYLLRHPEFFIRNARVVEEMRVPHPIRGTVSLVEWHMARARNHINHLEENISLLMEQATSNESLFYRLLHLQSRLASASSLDEFLLRLHRWARELGLAGATLRLFPDRWRIGAPSSFTHLALSRQAFEPLRIQRMGHENHYLGPLHGPELLIVLPEAKAIGSVAMSLMGRDGDLGVMLFTSRDPQHYQQGQGTQLLQEIAQMLPELLERWIERV; this is translated from the coding sequence ATGAAACAACCAGGAGAAGAACTGCAGGAAACGCTGACGGAGATGGACGACCGGGCGGTTGTTGATTATCTGCTGCGCCATCCTGAGTTTTTCATTCGTAATGCCCGCGTGGTTGAAGAGATGCGCGTGCCACATCCGATCCGCGGGACGGTCTCGCTGGTCGAATGGCATATGGCGCGCGCGCGCAATCATATCAACCATCTGGAAGAGAATATCTCGCTGCTGATGGAGCAGGCCACCAGTAATGAGAGCCTGTTCTATCGTCTGCTGCACCTGCAGTCGCGACTGGCCTCCGCCAGCAGCCTGGACGAATTTCTGCTTCGCCTGCATCGCTGGGCGCGCGAGCTGGGGCTGGCCGGGGCGACCCTGCGCCTGTTCCCGGATCGCTGGCGCATTGGCGCCCCCTCCAGCTTTACCCATCTGGCGCTATCGCGGCAGGCGTTTGAGCCGCTGCGCATTCAGCGCATGGGGCATGAGAACCACTACCTCGGGCCGCTGCATGGCCCGGAACTGCTGATCGTTCTGCCGGAGGCCAAGGCCATCGGTTCGGTGGCGATGTCGCTGATGGGACGCGATGGCGATCTCGGGGTGATGCTGTTTACCAGCCGCGATCCGCAGCACTATCAGCAGGGACAAGGGACGCAGCTGCTCCAGGAGATCGCGCAGATGCTGCCCGAGCTGCTGGAGCGCTGGATTGAACGCGTATGA
- the dapF gene encoding diaminopimelate epimerase gives MQFSKMHGLGNDFMVVDAVTQNVFFSPELIRRLADRHLGVGFDQLLVVEPPYDPDLDFHYRIFNADGSEVSQCGNGARCFARFVRLKGLTNKRDIRVSTANGRMVLSVTDDELVRVNMGEPNFEPSQVPFRANKAEKTYIMRAAEQTVLCGVVSMGNPHCVIQVDDVATAPVETLGPVLESHERFPERANIGFMQVVTRDHIRLRVFERGAGETQACGSGACAAVAVGIAQGLLAEEVRVDLPGGRLDIAWKGPGQPLYMTGPATQVYDGFIHL, from the coding sequence ATGCAATTCTCTAAAATGCATGGCCTTGGCAATGATTTTATGGTCGTCGACGCGGTAACGCAGAATGTCTTCTTTTCTCCGGAGCTGATCCGCCGCCTGGCCGATCGGCACCTCGGGGTCGGGTTTGATCAGCTGCTGGTGGTTGAGCCGCCTTACGATCCCGATCTCGATTTTCACTACCGCATCTTTAATGCTGACGGCAGCGAAGTCTCCCAGTGTGGCAACGGCGCGCGCTGTTTTGCCCGCTTTGTCCGGCTGAAAGGGCTGACCAACAAGCGTGATATCCGCGTCAGCACTGCTAATGGGCGAATGGTGCTGAGCGTCACCGACGATGAGCTGGTGCGGGTCAACATGGGCGAGCCGAACTTCGAGCCATCGCAGGTGCCGTTCCGCGCCAACAAAGCGGAAAAGACCTATATCATGCGCGCCGCGGAACAGACAGTCTTGTGCGGCGTGGTCTCCATGGGGAACCCGCACTGCGTGATTCAGGTTGATGACGTCGCGACCGCGCCCGTTGAGACGCTCGGTCCGGTGCTGGAAAGTCATGAACGTTTCCCTGAGCGCGCCAATATTGGGTTTATGCAGGTCGTCACTCGCGATCACATCCGTCTGCGCGTCTTTGAACGCGGAGCTGGTGAAACACAGGCGTGCGGAAGCGGTGCCTGTGCGGCCGTCGCGGTGGGGATTGCGCAGGGTTTACTGGCGGAAGAGGTTCGCGTGGATTTACCAGGCGGCCGTCTTGATATCGCCTGGAAAGGCCCGGGCCAGCCGCTGTATATGACCGGCCCGGCGACACAAGTCTACGACGGGTTTATCCATCTATGA
- the lptM gene encoding LPS translocon maturation chaperone LptM, with protein sequence MKNVFGTLAVLLALFSLSGCGLKGPLYFPPADKTAPPPTKKAQSPVQTTMPDRNDRGDNGGPSQVNY encoded by the coding sequence ATGAAAAACGTTTTTGGAACGCTTGCCGTTCTCCTCGCACTGTTTAGCCTGAGTGGCTGTGGTCTGAAAGGGCCGCTCTATTTCCCACCGGCAGATAAAACCGCGCCACCACCGACCAAAAAAGCGCAAAGCCCCGTACAAACCACCATGCCAGATCGTAACGATCGCGGCGACAATGGCGGCCCAAGCCAGGTGAATTACTGA
- the cyaY gene encoding iron donor protein CyaY, with translation MNDSEFHRLADNLWQTIEERLDDWDGDSDIDCEINGGVLTISFENGSKIIINRQEPLHQVWLATKQGGYHFDLKGDEWICDRSGEAFWDLLEQAATTQSGEEVSFR, from the coding sequence ATGAATGACAGTGAATTCCATCGCCTCGCCGATAACCTGTGGCAAACCATCGAAGAACGTCTTGACGACTGGGATGGCGACAGCGACATCGATTGTGAAATCAACGGCGGCGTGCTGACCATCAGCTTTGAAAACGGCAGCAAGATCATTATTAACCGTCAGGAACCGCTTCACCAGGTGTGGCTGGCCACCAAGCAGGGCGGCTACCATTTCGACCTCAAGGGCGACGAGTGGATTTGCGATCGCAGCGGTGAAGCGTTCTGGGATCTGCTTGAGCAGGCCGCGACCACGCAGTCGGGCGAAGAGGTGAGCTTCCGCTAA
- the cyaA gene encoding class I adenylate cyclase: MYLYIETLKQRLDAINQLRVDRALAAMGPAFQQVYSLLPTLLHYHHPLMPGYFDGNVPKGICLFTPDETQEHYLKELELYRGMPPQESPKGELPITGLYTMGSTSSVGQSCSSDLDIWVCHQSWLDNDERQLLQRKCSLLESWAASLGVEVSFFLIDENRFRHNESGSLGGEDCGSTQHILLLDEFYRTAVRLAGKRILWSMVPCDEEEHYDDYVMKLYAQGVLTPNEWLDLGGLSSLSAEEYFGASLWQLYKSIDSPYKAVLKTLLLEAYSWEYPTPRLLAKDIKQRLHDGEIVSFGLDAYCMMLERVTEYLKAIDDPTRLDLVRRCFYLKVCEKLSRERACVGWRREVVSQLVKEWGWDEERLSMLDNRANWKIDQVREAHNELLDAMMQSYRNLIRFARRNNLSVSASPQDIGVLTRKLYAAFEALPGKVTLVNPQISPDLSEPNLTFIYVPPGRANRTGWYLYNRAPSMDSIISHQPLEYNRYLNKLVAWAWFNGLLTSRTRLFIKGNEIVDLAKLQEMVADVSHHFPLRLPAPTPKALYSPCEIRHLAIIVNLEYDPTAAFRNQVVHFDFRKLDVFSFGEQQNCLVGSVDLLYRNSWNEVRTLHFNGEQAMIEALKTILGKMHQDAAPPDSVEVFCYSQHLRGLIRTRVQQLVSECIDLRLSSTRQETGRFKALRVSGQTWGLFFERLNVSVQKLENAIEFYGAISHNKLHGLSVQVETNHVKLPQVVDGFASEGIIQFFFEESGDDAGFNIYILDETNRAEVYHHCEGSKEELVRDVSRFYSSSHDRFTYGSSFINFNLPQFYQIVKVDGRAQVIPFRTQVIAAAPANQDANTPLLQQYFS; the protein is encoded by the coding sequence TTGTACCTCTATATTGAGACTCTGAAACAGAGACTGGATGCCATCAACCAACTGCGTGTCGATCGCGCGCTTGCTGCGATGGGCCCTGCTTTCCAGCAGGTTTACAGTCTTCTGCCGACATTGTTGCACTATCACCACCCACTGATGCCGGGTTACTTCGACGGTAACGTTCCCAAGGGCATCTGCCTTTTCACGCCTGATGAAACCCAAGAACACTACCTGAAAGAGCTGGAGCTCTACCGTGGCATGCCGCCGCAGGAGTCCCCGAAAGGTGAACTACCGATCACCGGCCTCTACACCATGGGCAGTACCTCTTCGGTAGGGCAAAGCTGTTCTTCGGATCTGGATATCTGGGTCTGCCATCAGTCCTGGCTCGATAACGACGAGCGTCAGCTGCTGCAGCGTAAATGCAGCCTGCTGGAGAGCTGGGCGGCCTCGCTCGGCGTGGAAGTGAGCTTCTTCCTGATTGATGAAAACCGTTTCCGCCATAATGAAAGCGGCAGTCTGGGTGGTGAAGACTGCGGCTCGACGCAGCACATCTTATTGCTGGATGAGTTTTACCGTACCGCCGTGCGCCTGGCCGGGAAGCGTATTCTCTGGAGTATGGTGCCGTGCGACGAAGAAGAGCATTACGACGATTACGTCATGAAGCTCTACGCCCAGGGGGTCCTGACGCCAAACGAGTGGCTGGATCTGGGCGGCTTAAGCTCCCTGTCTGCCGAAGAGTATTTCGGTGCGAGCCTGTGGCAGCTGTATAAAAGTATCGATTCCCCGTACAAAGCGGTGCTGAAAACCCTGCTGCTTGAAGCCTACTCGTGGGAATACCCGACGCCGCGCCTGTTGGCGAAAGACATTAAACAGCGTCTGCATGATGGCGAGATCGTCTCTTTCGGTCTTGATGCCTACTGCATGATGCTCGAGCGCGTCACCGAATACCTGAAAGCCATTGACGATCCGACCCGTCTGGACCTGGTCCGTCGATGTTTCTATCTCAAAGTCTGTGAGAAGCTCAGCCGCGAACGCGCATGCGTCGGCTGGCGTCGTGAAGTGGTCAGTCAGTTAGTCAAAGAGTGGGGATGGGACGAAGAGCGTCTGTCGATGCTCGATAACCGTGCCAACTGGAAGATCGATCAGGTGCGTGAAGCGCACAACGAGCTGCTCGATGCCATGATGCAGAGCTACCGTAACCTGATCCGCTTTGCCCGTCGTAATAACCTCAGCGTTTCCGCCAGCCCGCAGGATATCGGTGTTCTGACCCGTAAGCTGTACGCCGCGTTTGAAGCGCTGCCGGGTAAAGTGACGCTGGTGAACCCGCAGATTTCGCCGGACCTGTCTGAACCAAACCTGACCTTTATCTATGTGCCGCCGGGTCGCGCGAACCGCACCGGGTGGTATCTGTACAACCGTGCGCCGAGCATGGATTCGATCATCAGTCATCAGCCGCTGGAATATAACCGCTATCTGAACAAGCTGGTGGCCTGGGCCTGGTTTAACGGCCTGCTGACGTCGCGTACCCGCCTGTTTATTAAGGGTAACGAGATCGTCGATCTCGCCAAACTGCAGGAGATGGTGGCGGATGTGTCGCATCACTTCCCGCTGCGTCTGCCTGCGCCGACGCCGAAAGCGCTCTACAGCCCGTGCGAAATTCGCCATCTGGCGATCATCGTCAACCTGGAATACGACCCGACGGCGGCGTTCCGTAATCAGGTGGTGCATTTCGATTTCCGCAAGCTGGACGTGTTCAGCTTTGGCGAGCAGCAAAACTGCCTGGTGGGCAGCGTCGATCTGCTGTACCGCAACTCGTGGAACGAAGTGCGTACCCTGCATTTCAACGGCGAGCAGGCGATGATCGAAGCGCTGAAAACCATTCTCGGCAAGATGCACCAGGATGCTGCTCCACCGGACAGCGTCGAGGTCTTCTGCTACAGCCAGCATCTGCGCGGCCTGATCCGTACCCGCGTGCAGCAGCTGGTCTCCGAGTGTATCGACCTGCGTCTCTCCAGTACCCGTCAGGAAACCGGCCGCTTCAAAGCGCTGCGCGTCTCCGGGCAAACCTGGGGCCTGTTCTTTGAGCGTCTGAACGTCTCGGTGCAGAAGCTGGAAAATGCCATCGAGTTCTATGGCGCCATTTCGCACAATAAACTGCACGGTCTGTCGGTACAGGTTGAGACTAACCACGTCAAGCTGCCGCAGGTGGTGGATGGTTTTGCCAGCGAAGGGATTATTCAGTTCTTCTTTGAAGAGTCGGGCGACGATGCCGGTTTCAATATCTATATCCTTGATGAAACCAACCGCGCCGAAGTGTATCACCACTGTGAAGGCAGCAAAGAGGAGCTGGTGCGCGACGTCAGCCGCTTCTACTCGTCCTCACACGATCGCTTTACCTACGGTTCCAGCTTCATCAACTTCAACCTGCCGCAGTTCTACCAGATTGTGAAGGTCGATGGCCGTGCGCAGGTGATCCCGTTCCGTACCCAAGTGATTGCAGCCGCACCGGCCAATCAGGACGCCAACACCCCGCTGTTGCAGCAGTATTTCTCCTGA
- the hemC gene encoding hydroxymethylbilane synthase: MLDNVLRIATRQSPLALWQAHYVKQRLEACHEGLRVELVPMVTRGDVILDTPLAKVGGKGLFVKELELALLEDRADIAVHSMKDVPVDFPEGLGLVTICEREDPRDAFVSNRYDSLDALPQGSIVGTSSLRRQCQLAESRPDLVIRSLRGNVGTRLGKLDNGEYDAIILAVAGLKRLGLESRIKVALPPEQSLPAVGQGAVGIECRLDDTRTHALLAPLNHDETVIRVQAERAMNTRLEGGCQVPIGSYAELIDGELWLRALVGAPDGSQMVRGERRGHPQDAEQLGISLAEELLDNGAREILADVYNGEPPA; encoded by the coding sequence ATGTTAGACAATGTTTTAAGAATTGCCACACGCCAAAGCCCCCTCGCGCTCTGGCAGGCACATTATGTTAAGCAGCGCCTCGAAGCCTGCCATGAAGGCTTGCGGGTTGAGCTGGTGCCGATGGTCACGCGCGGCGATGTCATTCTTGATACACCGCTGGCGAAAGTGGGCGGCAAAGGCCTGTTCGTGAAAGAGCTGGAGCTGGCACTGCTTGAGGATCGCGCTGATATCGCGGTCCACTCCATGAAGGACGTCCCGGTTGATTTCCCTGAGGGACTGGGGCTGGTCACCATTTGCGAGCGCGAAGATCCGCGCGACGCCTTTGTTTCAAACCGCTACGACTCGCTGGATGCCTTGCCACAGGGCAGCATCGTTGGCACGTCAAGTTTACGCCGCCAGTGCCAGCTGGCCGAGTCCCGCCCGGACCTGGTTATCCGCTCCCTGCGCGGTAACGTCGGCACCCGTCTCGGCAAGTTGGATAATGGCGAATATGACGCCATCATCCTGGCGGTTGCCGGTCTGAAACGCCTGGGTCTGGAGTCGCGCATTAAGGTGGCGTTGCCACCGGAACAGTCGCTGCCGGCCGTGGGCCAGGGCGCGGTGGGCATTGAGTGCCGACTCGACGATACCCGCACCCATGCGCTGCTGGCGCCGCTCAATCACGACGAGACGGTCATCCGCGTCCAGGCAGAGCGCGCCATGAATACCCGCCTTGAAGGGGGATGTCAGGTGCCGATTGGCAGCTATGCTGAATTAATTGATGGCGAACTGTGGCTGCGCGCGCTGGTTGGCGCGCCGGACGGTTCGCAGATGGTACGCGGCGAACGCCGTGGTCATCCCCAGGATGCAGAACAGCTGGGTATTTCGCTGGCTGAAGAGCTGCTCGATAACGGCGCGCGTGAAATTCTCGCGGATGTCTATAACGGAGAACCCCCGGCATGA
- the hemD gene encoding uroporphyrinogen-III synthase → MSILVTRPSPAGDQLVSRLRALGQVAWSFPLIEFTPGRELPLLAGHLGTLQADDMLFALSQHAVEFAHARLQQDGQRWPDAPRYFAIGRTTALALHTESGKDVRYPLDREISEVLLQLPELQTVVGKRALILRGNGGRELLGDTLRERGAEVTFCECYQRCNKHYDGAEEAMRWQSRGVTTLVVTSGEMLQHLWSLMPQWYRENWLLRCRLLVVSERLANLARELGWQDIRIADNADNDALLRALQ, encoded by the coding sequence ATGAGTATTCTCGTCACCCGCCCTTCTCCCGCTGGAGATCAGTTAGTGAGCCGTCTGCGCGCACTGGGGCAGGTGGCGTGGAGCTTTCCGCTGATTGAGTTCACCCCGGGCCGGGAACTGCCCCTGCTTGCCGGTCATCTTGGTACGCTGCAGGCCGATGACATGCTGTTTGCCCTTTCACAACATGCCGTGGAATTTGCCCACGCCCGGCTGCAACAGGACGGTCAGCGCTGGCCGGACGCGCCACGCTATTTCGCCATCGGCAGAACCACCGCCCTGGCGCTGCATACCGAAAGTGGCAAAGACGTCCGCTATCCGCTGGATCGGGAAATCAGCGAAGTATTGCTACAATTACCTGAATTACAAACCGTTGTCGGGAAGCGCGCCCTGATTTTGCGCGGCAACGGTGGACGTGAACTGCTGGGCGACACGCTGCGTGAGCGCGGAGCAGAAGTGACATTTTGTGAATGTTATCAACGATGTAATAAACACTATGACGGTGCGGAAGAGGCGATGCGCTGGCAGTCTCGCGGCGTTACAACCCTGGTGGTGACCAGCGGCGAAATGCTGCAACACCTCTGGTCGCTGATGCCACAATGGTATCGTGAAAACTGGTTACTCCGCTGTCGGCTTCTGGTCGTCAGTGAGCGTCTGGCGAACCTCGCCCGGGAACTGGGCTGGCAAGATATTCGGATCGCTGATAACGCCGACAACGATGCGCTGCTGCGCGCATTACAATAA
- the hemX gene encoding uroporphyrinogen-III C-methyltransferase: MTEQEKSSAVVEETRETVDTTPQPETTEKKHGSNKTSLALSAIAIAIALAAGIGLYGLVKKQATNQTAASDALVTQVTALQQAQQSQKAELDAVIKQQAAQLADANRQQAELTKQLDEMQQKVATISGTDAKTWLLAQADFLVKLAGRKLWSDQDVTTAAALLKSADASLGDMNDPSLIAARRALTEDIASLGTVSQVDYDGIILKVNQLSNQIDNLRLADNNDDDSPMDSDSSELSSSLSEWRINLQKSWQNFMDSFITVRRRDETTVPLLAPNQDVYLRENLRSRLLVAAQAVPRHQEETYKQALDNVSTWVRAYYDTDDATTTAFLEDVDKLSQQNITMNVPDKLESQPILEKLMQTRVRNLLAQPGVAAEQAPASAPAPDSAPQGE; encoded by the coding sequence ATGACGGAACAAGAAAAATCCTCCGCCGTGGTTGAAGAGACCAGGGAGACTGTGGACACCACGCCACAGCCAGAAACGACAGAGAAAAAGCATGGCAGCAATAAAACCAGCCTGGCGTTAAGCGCGATTGCTATCGCCATTGCGCTGGCTGCAGGTATCGGCCTGTACGGTCTGGTGAAAAAGCAAGCCACTAATCAGACCGCCGCCAGCGACGCGCTGGTTACCCAGGTCACTGCCCTGCAACAGGCACAGCAGTCGCAGAAAGCCGAGCTGGATGCGGTGATCAAACAGCAGGCAGCCCAGCTGGCCGACGCGAACCGTCAGCAGGCCGAGCTGACGAAGCAGCTGGATGAGATGCAGCAAAAAGTGGCCACCATTTCCGGCACCGACGCCAAAACCTGGCTGCTGGCGCAGGCGGATTTCCTCGTCAAACTGGCCGGGCGTAAGCTGTGGAGCGATCAGGACGTCACAACCGCCGCCGCGCTGCTGAAAAGTGCCGATGCCAGCCTGGGAGACATGAACGACCCGAGCCTGATCGCTGCCCGTCGCGCCCTCACCGAAGATATCGCCAGCCTGGGCACCGTTTCGCAGGTGGACTACGACGGCATCATTCTGAAAGTGAATCAGCTGTCGAACCAGATCGATAACCTGCGTCTGGCAGACAATAACGACGACGACTCCCCGATGGATTCCGACAGCAGCGAACTCTCCAGCTCGCTGAGCGAGTGGCGCATCAACCTGCAGAAAAGCTGGCAGAACTTTATGGACAGCTTTATCACCGTTCGCCGCCGCGATGAGACCACCGTGCCGCTGTTAGCCCCGAATCAGGACGTCTACCTGCGCGAAAACCTGCGCTCGCGTCTGCTGGTGGCCGCCCAGGCGGTGCCTCGCCATCAGGAAGAGACCTACAAGCAGGCGCTGGACAACGTCTCGACCTGGGTGCGTGCCTACTACGATACCGACGATGCCACTACCACGGCCTTCCTTGAAGATGTGGACAAACTGAGCCAACAGAACATCACCATGAACGTCCCGGATAAGCTGGAAAGCCAGCCGATTCTGGAGAAGCTGATGCAGACGCGCGTGCGCAACCTGCTGGCACAGCCGGGCGTGGCCGCAGAGCAAGCCCCCGCTTCCGCTCCGGCCCCTGACAGCGCGCCACAAGGAGAGTAA
- the hemY gene encoding protoheme IX biogenesis protein HemY, with product MLKVLLLFALLLAGIVLGPMLAGHQGYVLIQTDNYNIETSVTGLVIILILVMVAFLAIEWILRRIFRTGAHTRSWFVGRKRRRARKQTEQALLKLAEGDYQQVEKLMSKNADHAEQPVVNYLLAAEAAQQRGDEVRANQHLERASELAENDPIPVEITRVRLQLARNENHAARHGVDRLLEIAPRHPEVLRLAEQAYIRTGAWGSLLDIIPSMAKADVGDDEQRDDLQRQAWIGLMDQARADQGSDGLKEWWKNQSRKTRQQVPLQVAMAEHLIECDDHDTAQSIILDGLKRQYDDRLVMVIPRLKTNNPEQIEKMLRQQIKTVGDRPLLWSTLGQSLAKHGEWKEASLAFRAALKQRPDAFDYAWLADTLDKLHLPEEAAAMRRDGLLMTLQNNPPQQ from the coding sequence ATGTTGAAAGTCCTGTTACTCTTCGCACTGTTGCTCGCCGGGATCGTGCTTGGTCCTATGCTGGCGGGTCATCAGGGTTACGTGCTGATCCAGACCGATAACTACAATATCGAAACCAGCGTCACCGGGCTGGTGATCATTCTGATCCTGGTGATGGTGGCGTTTCTGGCGATCGAATGGATCCTGCGCCGCATCTTCCGCACCGGGGCGCATACCCGCAGCTGGTTTGTCGGCCGCAAACGCCGTCGTGCCCGCAAGCAGACCGAACAGGCGCTGCTCAAGCTGGCCGAAGGCGACTATCAGCAGGTTGAGAAGCTGATGTCGAAGAACGCCGATCACGCTGAACAGCCGGTGGTCAACTACCTGCTGGCGGCCGAAGCGGCCCAACAGCGCGGCGACGAAGTGCGCGCCAATCAGCATCTGGAGCGTGCCTCCGAGCTGGCCGAAAACGATCCGATCCCGGTGGAGATCACCCGGGTGCGTCTGCAGCTGGCGCGTAACGAAAACCATGCCGCCCGACACGGCGTCGATCGTCTGCTGGAGATCGCCCCGCGTCATCCGGAGGTTCTGCGTCTGGCTGAGCAAGCCTATATCCGCACCGGCGCCTGGGGCTCGCTGCTGGACATCATCCCGTCGATGGCAAAAGCAGACGTGGGTGACGATGAGCAGCGCGACGACCTGCAACGTCAGGCCTGGATTGGTCTGATGGACCAGGCCCGCGCCGATCAGGGCAGCGATGGACTGAAAGAGTGGTGGAAAAATCAGAGTCGCAAAACGCGCCAGCAGGTGCCACTGCAGGTGGCGATGGCGGAGCACCTGATTGAGTGTGACGATCACGATACCGCGCAGAGCATCATTCTTGATGGCCTGAAGCGCCAGTATGACGATCGGCTGGTGATGGTGATCCCGCGTCTGAAAACCAATAACCCGGAACAGATCGAGAAGATGCTCCGCCAACAGATCAAAACCGTGGGCGATCGTCCGTTGCTGTGGAGTACCCTGGGTCAGTCCCTGGCAAAACATGGCGAATGGAAAGAGGCCAGCCTCGCCTTCCGCGCCGCGTTAAAACAGCGCCCGGATGCGTTCGATTACGCCTGGCTGGCGGATACGCTGGACAAGCTTCATCTGCCAGAGGAAGCCGCCGCGATGCGTCGCGATGGCCTGCTGATGACGTTGCAGAACAATCCCCCGCAGCAATAA